The segment TTGTTGATGAAGCCCACAACTTCCGAAACAGCGCCACAAACCGCTATCAAAACCTCCTCAAATTAGTTAGCACCGGCAAACGAACTAAACGCCTCGCCCTCCTAACCGCCACACCCATTAATAATAGCATTTATGATATTTATCATCAAGTTTTACTACTAACTCGTGGCAATGAAACTTACTACCACGACTGGGGAATATCTAACTTAAAAACCTATTTTAAAGCCCTCGATAAAGGCGGTGTAGAAATCACAGAATTGTTAATGGAAACAATGGTAAGACGCAGCCGGCAAGACGTGATTAGAAGACAACAAGCCGGTGAGGAAATTCGCATCAATGGCAAAATCATCAAATTTCCTAAACGCCAACTCGAACAATTTACCTATAACTTTGAAGAAACTTTTAGCGGTTTATATTCTAACCTTGGCGAACTCATAGATCAACTTAATTTATCTCCCTATAACATCAAAGCCTTTAAAAAAAGCCCAGAAAAACAAGATAACAACGAAATCAAACGAAATCAAGCCTTAACCGCCTTACAAAAAACCTTATACTTCAAACGTTTTGAAAGTTCCCTCATAGCATTTAAACGCAGCATCCAAATGCAGCGAGACTTCCAAGAAAAATTTTATCAAATTCTCAGCAAAGAAAACAAACTTTTAGACAGCAAAAACTTTCGCAAGCTAATCATAGCCGCCGCTGACGAACAAGAAGAAAATACCTCTATTGATGAGATTATTAACACCCTGACAGAAGTTGACCCCAAAGACTATGATATCAACCAAATCAAAGAGCAAATTCAAGCTGATTTAACTCTTTTAAACAACATCCTTACCACCTTAAACAAAATCGAATCCTCAGCCACCGACTGCAAATTAGTAAAATTTAAAAACCTGCTTAAAACAGAATTAACAGGCCAAAAGCTTATCATATTTACCTATTTTAAAGACACCGCTGATTATCTCTATAACCAACTGATACAAGATTCCGAATTTATCAGCCAAGTTTCTACAATTGACAAAATCACCGGCGACACATCCCCCAAACAAAGGGAAGAAAAAGTTAAACGTTTTGCCCCAAAAGCCAACGCCCAAAGTGCAGAAGAGTTAAGCCAACTTCAACAAAAACCCATCGATATTTTAATTTGTACAGATGTCTTATCCGAAGGTCAAAACTTACAAGATGCCGGCATTTTAATTAACTACGATTTACACTGGAACCCCGTTAGAATGATTCAAAGGGCCGGTAGAATTGACCGTTTAGGCACAGATTACAATGAACTATTAATTTATAACTGCTTTCCTGAACAAGGCTTAGACGACTTATTAGGATTAGTAAAAAGACTGCAACAACGCATCGCCACCATTGACCGCGAAGTTGGATTAGATGGTAGCGTATTAGGGGAAATAATCTCAGAAAAATCTCTCGAAGAACTCTATAAACTCAAACACGCTGACAGCGATGCCGAAAAACAAGCCATCCTTGACGAATTAGAACAAACCGCCGAATTAGTTTCTTTAGATGAGCTCAGACTCCCCCTCTTAGAATTTCTCCAAAACGACAACAAACAAATTATCGAAGATATCCCCTTTGGTATTCATAGCACTTGGCAAAAAACAATTTATCACCCTCACCAAAATGTAACAGAAGGCGGAATTTTCCTTGCATTTCGAGCCAGAGATAGACACTTTTGGCATTTTTACCCGTGTATTGATGGCTTTATTTCTCTTGATGCCAAAAATTTAATCACAGACAAACGCATGATTTTTAATTGGCTAAAATGCAAAGCCTCGGATTTTCCCCCACCCGACACATTAAGGCCGGTGGAATTTGATTACCGCATTTTTTCGGTTTTAGAAACAGCCGTAAGCAACCTCTTAAACATCTTGCAAAAACAACAAACCGGCAAAAGCGTAAAACCGTCAATGACAAAATTACTCCAAAAAATCAACTACGCACTTATTCAACCGAATTTATTTCAACAAAACCCAATTCTGGATGAAGACGCCAAACAACGAGTATTAAAAATCCTCACTACTGTTAACTCCCGTAGCTATGAACGAGATATTAAATTAATTTGGGAAGCATTTACTAACCACAAAAACCTTAGCTTACTGCTAACAAAACTTGATGAATACTTTTTAGAAACGGGCCACTACTCAGAACTAGACGAACCAACAGAAACTAGGCCGGTGCAACAAAGCATCAAAAAACAAGACATCCAACTCATTTGTTATCAATGGTTTAAACCTTAAAAAAGCCGGTTTTGTGCTTAGTTAGCCGGTTTCTCTAACAACCCTTAATATTTATCCCCAAATCCTATAAAATAGAACCTATGAAACTTTTATCCGCTGAAAACGAAGAAAAAATTCGCCGCATCATCCGAGACGCCGGCCAGATCGCCGCCAAAATGGCGACCGAACAATTCCAAGTGTCGCAAAAAGGCCCAGGCGACTACGTTACCAGCATAGACCGCTGGCTTGACCGCTATCTTTCCAGCGCATTTAGCGAATTATTTCCCAACGATGGCATCATCACCGAAGAAAACGAACAGTCCCGCCAAGCATTCCACGCCGAATATAACCGCTTGTGGTTTATTGATCCCCTCGACGGCACCGAAGACTTCATCAAAGGCGAACCCCACTACTCTTTAATGGTAGGATTACTCTGCTCTGATCAACCCCAAGCCGGTTGGATTTATTCACCATCTCAAGACAAACTTTATTATGGGGGTAACGACTGGGGATTATTTGTTTCCACCGGCACCCAAACACCCGAAAACTTGCCCGTCAAACAACCACCACCCCCCTCAAAATCATTTTGTCCTCTCATTATTGGCACCAAAGATGAGCAAAACTTTGGCCAAGCGATCTTGCAACTTATCCCCGAAGCTCAATTTTACTCTCTGGGAAGTTTTGGCCTCAAAGTATTAGAAGTTATCCAAGGACGCGCCGGCATTTATGTTTATTTCAACGGTCGCGTTAAACTGTGGGATACCACCGGCCCCCTCGCTCTTGCTCAGACTGCCGGTTTGACTTGTTGCGACTTGCAAGGCCGGCCTCTCAGCTTTCACCCCAAAGCCATCCATCCTGATACATTGATTCATAACCAATCAATTATCATAGGCTGGCCGGACTATGTAGAAGCCTTGTTACCAAAGCTGCAAACAGCTATTCTTCATACATCCAAGGCTTAAAAACCCTCTCAACTCAACGGAACTTTTAAATAACTTTGTAGCAATGAAGCCCAACCATCACTATATAACTATCTAGCATATAAAGCGAAAGAACTCTGCTAAGAGCAAGTAAAAAGTCGGTGTTGTAGCCGGTAGCAGAGATAAATTTTTGTATCAAAAACTAAGAGACAAAGTTAAATTTACCGATCACAAAGGTAACGGCAACACTATCATCAATAAAAGAGGGAACTGTGACAGCCCCTCCTACAGAATTATTACCTTAACGCGCCCTCATGCAAACAGAAGCTTTTAGAGAGCTTTTCCCCCTTTTTAGCTCAGCAAACCCAGAAACCCTAGAGTGGTTATTAGCAGTTTCCGATCAACACGAGTATCCCTCAAACCGAGCCGTGTTGATGGAGGATGCTTGGGGAAATGCGGTTTATTTTTTGGTATCTGGATGGGTGAAAGTCCGTCGGCTATCAGGCGACAATGTTTTTACCTTGGCTATTTTGGGACGCGGTGATTTTTTTGGAGAAATGGCAATTCTCGATGAGTCCCCCCGTTCTACTGATGTTATCGCACTCTCGCCGGTGCAACTGCTCAGCGTTTCCGCACAAAGGTTCATCCAAACCTTGTTTAAAGATTCCCAGTTGCATCATCGAATGTTGCAATTAATGGTGAGACGTTTGCGCCAAACAAACTTTCGTTTTCAACTGCAAAACCGGCCCCCCGCAGTCAAACTAGCCAACACCTTAGTCACCCTAGCCCAAAACTACGGTCAAGCAACCGAAAAGGGTACAATAATTTATAACATCCCCTTTAAAGACTTAGCAGATTTGACAGATATTAGTACCGAAGATACGAGGAAAATTATGCAAAAACTCCACGAAAAAGGCTGGCTAAAAATTGACGCAACCAAGCAACTTATGTACTTAACTAATCTCAAGCATTTAACGCATTTAGCTGGACATCAATAGGTATTTTTGAAGGAGGAAGAGGAGAAAGATTTAATTAATTTTTAATTCCCAACTTCCACCTTTCAATTTTCAATTTTCCACTTTCCACTTTCAATTACCAACTACCAATTACCAACCATGACAGAAGCAACTCAAATTTCACCCACGCGGATCGCCCAAACAACACCGGCCATACATTATTTCGTGGCCATGTCTCAGCCAGAAACCCATTTATTTGAAATAACCCTGGAAATAACTGGCTGGAAAAAGCCGATTTTAGATTTAAAAATGCCGGTGTGGACACCAGGCTCTTATTTAGTGCGAGAATATAGCAAACACCTGCAAAACTTCACCGCACAAACAAGCAATGAAACCCCCCTAGAAGCCCAAAAAATCAGTAAAAATCACTGGCAAATTCAAACCAGCGGCACATCAGAAATCACCATCAAATATTGGATCTATGCCAACGAATTAAGCGTTCGTACCAACCACCTCGATCATACACACGGATACTTTAACGGTGCCGCCTTATTTTTCTATATTCCGGGGTTAGAAAAACACCCCCTCCGCGTCACAATTCAACCGCCGCAAAATTGGCAAGTCACCACCGCTTTACCACCAATTGCCGGTCAGCAAAACACCTTTCTTTTCCCCGACTTTGATACCCTCGTAGACACTCCCTTTGAAATTGGAACCCATCGCTGCTATACCTTTGAAGTCTTAGGAAAACCTCACGAATTAGCCATTTGGGGACAAGGCAACGACAACCCAGAAAAAATTATTGACCATACCGCAAAAATCATCCGCTTTGAAGCAGAAATGTTTGGCGGTTTGCCCTACGAACGCTATCTCTTTTTGCTGCATCTTTCGGCAAGCGGTTTTGGCGGTTTAGAACACAAAGATAGCTGCACTTTAAACTATAACCGGTTTGGATTTCGCGCCAAAGATAAATACGAACGTTTCATGCAATTAGTAGCCCATGAATTTTTCCATTTGTGGAACGTGAAACGTATTCGTCCCAAAGCTTTAGAAGTCTTTGATTACGAAAACGAAAATTACACAACTTCTTTGTGGTTTTCGGAAGGAACAACAAGTTTTTATGATTTGATTATTCCGTTTCGGGCCGGTATTTATGATGCCAAAACTTATTTAGAAAACCTCAGCAAAGAAATTACCCGCCTGCAAACAACCCCCGGACGAAACGTACAACCGGCCTCCGAATCAAGTTTTGATGCTTGGATTAAACTTTATCGACCCGATGCTAATACCAACAACTCGCAAATTTCCTATTATTTAAAAGGGGAAATGGTATCGTTGTTGCTAGACTTACTAATTCGCAACCGGCACAACAACAGCCGCAGCCTTGATGATGTAATGCGCCTGATGTGGGAAAACTTTGGAAAAGCCGAAATAGGGTTTACACCGGCCCAATTAAAAGAAACCATTGAAACTGTCGCAAATACCGATTTAAGCGATTTCTTTAAACGCTACGTTGATGGTACCGAAGAATTGCCCTTTGATGAATATTTGCAATTTTTTGGGCTGAAATTAATTAGCGGTGAAAATAACGCTTTAGTCCCCTTTACAGGATTGACAGTTAAGGCAGAAAATGGTAAAGAAATGATCAAATTTGTCGAAGCCAATTCACCGGCCCAAAAAGCAAGTATCAATCCGGGGGATGAACTTTTAGCCATCAACCAAATCCGAGTAACCGCAGAAACTTTAAACGACCGTTTAAAAGACTATCAACCAGGAGATAGCATTGAAATAACAGTGTTTCATCAAGATGAATTACGAACAGTGCCAGTGATTTTAGCATTACCGCGTCCTTCACGTTTTACTGTTGTGCCGGTGGAAAATCCAACGCCAGAACAGGAAACAAAATTTGCCGGTTGGCTAGGAATTCCTTTGTCAAAACTGTAAAACATTGTTTTGAGAGTCAAAAAACCTAACCCCCTACCTGAGAAGGCAAGGGGGAAGACTCTTTTTTAGCTCACAGTTTGGGGAAGATGAAAACCTAACAATTTTTTAATTTAATTTTGGCGGCTATAACTTAAAACAAAGATAAAATCAAAAAATAACCGCCTTCGGTGGTTTTAAAAAGCGAAAATCCCAAATAGCAAATCCAAAATCCTATATGATTCAACCACCCCCACCCCCATCTATTACCCCCCATCAAATGAATTTGTTACGAGTTGTAACATCTATGGCTTGGGCTGATGGCGAACTAGCTCAAGAAGAAGTTGATTTAATGCTCGACCGGCTCAGTGGGTTATTTGCCAAAGAATCGACTCAAAAAGAAGCCCTCAGCCAAGAATTGCGGGATTATTTAATGCAGAATATCCCCCCAGAAGAATCGATAGCAAAATTAGTAAGCCAAGAAGAAAAAGAACTGGTTTTGCAGTTAGGCTATGAAGTAATTGCCGCTTCTGCACGCACACCAGACGAACCAAAGATTAACGCGGAAGAAGCCGAAGCTTATAAAAAACTGGTGAAACTGTTAAACTTGCCAGAAGAAGCCGTGAAACGAGTTGAAAAACAAGGAAAAGCCGGGGAAAATTCAGACACCAGCCTGGTTGATAAATTAACTGAAAAAATGGAGAAATTTATGGGAGGTTAAGACTGTTTGGTGGGCAAAGCCCACCAAGATTTTTTTATATTATAAATTTAACTTTATTGACGCAAATTATAAACTAATGAAAATTTTATTAGTAGATGATGAAGTAGAATTAACCGAGCCTGTGAGTCGAGTTTTGAAACGAGAAGGCTATCAGGTTGATGTTGCGTATGATGGAGAAAAAGGCAGTGAATTAGCGGCAAAAACCGAGTATAATTTATTGATTTTAGATTGGATGCTGCCTAAACAAACCGGGCTAGAAGTTTGCCAAAAATTACGAGCCGAAGGGCGCTTAACGCCGGTGTTATTTTTAACAGCAAAAGATACAATTGATGACCGAGTGCGGGGTTTAGATGCGGGGGCTGATGATTATTTAGTAAAACCGTTTGAATTGCGGGAATTATTAGCAAGAGTTCGGGCTTTGTTGCGGCGGGGGATGGTGTTAGAGTCGGGGATTTTAACGGAGACAGAAAAGCCGGTGTTGTTGCGGGTGGGAGATTTGGAATTAGATACAGAAAATAAATTAGCGTATCGTCAAGGCCGGTTAATTCAACTGTCAGAAAAAGAAAGTCAATTACTCGAATATTTAATGCGCCACCCCGGACAATTATTATCACATACGCAAATTTATAAGCATTTGTGGGGAACCGATGAAGAACCGCCTAGCAGTAATGTTTTAGCTGCACAAATACGACTTTTGCGGCGCAAAATTGAAGCCGAAGGCGATGCGCCTTTGATTCATAGTGTGTATGGTAAAGGTTATCGCTTTGCCGGTGTGGGGGAATAAGGGTAGCAACCGCAGGTGTCCCAGTGGCGCAGGCGTCTCGCCTGCGATGAGCGATCACCGGCCCCCACAAAGCGGGAAAACTACAGAGGGATTGCCCCTACAAGATGATTATTATGTTTTAAAACGGAGAGGGTGGGATTTGAACCCACGGAACCTTTCGGTTCACTCGGTTTCAAGCCGAGCGCATTCGACCACTCTGCCACCTCTCCACCGGCGCACAGTATCATCATAACCGGCACCTGCCATTTTGTTAATAGCTTTCACCAAAACCGGCCCCTACCACAGCACCGCTACCCCCATAAAGCACCTCCGACGACACCACCCCCAAATTATCCGCCACCCAAACCAGCGTAATTTCTGCAACCACACCCCCACACAGCGTCACTATCGAAAAATTCCGCCGGCACTCTGTCTGAGTTTTGATAATACGCGGAACTCTAGCAGCATTCAAATACACCGTCCCCAACTGATCCAGATGAGTTGCTCGCCGCAACCGCACTCCTGTATGACGCAAGTTGTGGTGCATATGACCAAAAGCCACCAAGCAAACCTGTTTTCCCATCGCTTGCGTTTCCATGATCGCTTCTTGAAAATCTGGATCGCCATAGTCGCCACCGATGGGTTTCCAATCTTTCCCACAGGGATCTTCTGGTAAATCTCCCAGGCCGGTTGGCCCATTATGTCCCAAAAAAATCACCGTTTCATAGCTTGTCCGCCGAGCCGCCGCCACAATTCGACGAGCCGAAGTTTCAAAACCACTGACTCCAAACCGGCGATAAAAATCTGCATATTTCCACACCGGCCCGCCCCAACTAAAAGGCCGGCTACCCACCACACTCAACCCTAGTTTGGGGAAATCTAACTTGCCATAACCGACATGAGTATCTCCCAACAAATCTAACTGTTCTTGCAGCCAGTCTTCAGTTTCCCGGTTATAAGGACACTTGCTGCGCCCCCAATCAGTCGCCGTGTACCAGCCATCGTGATTTCCCAAAATCACAGCCTTCGGGATATCTAAACCGGCAATTTGTCGCACCACCGGCACCGACTCATTACCCAAATCTCCCACAAACAAAACCAAATCTACACCCAGTTGCTTGAGAGCCAAGCCGTCGGCCTCTTCCCATTGATCATGGACATCGCCAACAACCGCTACTTTAATCAAATTTTCCTTACTATTCTCAGTGATAATCATGCCCACTATCCTTTCCATCTTTCTCCAGCATAGGAGGCTCTGGGCCGGTTGTGGTAGGAATTTGCGATGGCTGCGGGGGTAGGACACACAGCACCCCCTGACATTTTTGGTAAAAACTACTATAATTTTTTCTACCCATACAGTTTATCCCCGATTCAGGAAAGGCTGACCTGTGTTTACGACTACCTTAAAACCCCGCCCAACCAACCGCACCCATGATTTGTTTTCGGCGATTAATGAACTTAAAAAGAAATTAAACGCTGTTGTTCTAGCGCATTATTACCAAGACGGCGATATTCAAGATATAGCTGACTATATCGGCGATTCTCTTGAACTATCTCGCAAAGCCGCCACAACCAGCGCGGATGTGATCGTATTTGCGGGCGTCCACTTTATGGCGGAAACTGCCAAAATTCTCAACCCAGATAAATTGGTACTTTTACCAGATTTAGATGCCGGTTGCTCATTGGCGGATAGCTGTCCCCCCGATCAGTTTGCTGCTTTTAAAGCGGCTCACCCCGGTCATTTGGTGGTCTCTTATATCAATTGTTCTGCCGAAATTAAAGCCCTCAGCGATATCATTTGCACGAGTTCCAATGCAGTCAAAATTATTAACCAAATCCCAGAAACTCAACCAATAATTTTTGCACCAGACCGCAATTTAGGCCGCTATGTAAGTGAACAAACCGGCAGAAATCTTGTGCTGTGGCAAGGTAGCTGTATGGTTCACGAAAACTTCTCGGAAAAGAAACTTGTCGAGCTAAAAATTCAACACCCCACAGCCGAAATAATTGCTCACCCAGAATGCGAACCGGCGGTTTTACGCCATGCTGATTTTATTGGCTCAACGAGTGCATTGCTAAACTATACCCAAAATAGCAGCAATCAAAAATTTATTGTGGCAACAGAACCGGGAATTATTCACCAAATGCAAAAGCGAGTGCCAAATAAAATTTTTATTCCTGCACCGCCGGTGAATAATTGTGCTTGCAATGAATGCCCGCACATGAGGCTAAATACCCTGGAAAAACTCTATCTAGCTATGGAAAATCGCGCCCCCGAAATTACCATGTCTGAAGAAATTCGGGTGGCGGCGCTTAAACCAATTCAGCGGATGTTGGAAATGAGCATTTAGGGTCAAAACAGCCGTTTTTTTAAGGCAGAGTAACACAAAGGAAATTCCCCGCTGCGTTACTCTGCGGAATTTTTTGCGATCTCTAGGTTGGAAAAAAAGCCGGTGCTGGTATAATTAGGGCCGGCCTGATTATTTGCTTAAATTTTTATGCTTACTGTTGCACTGCCAAAAGGCGCTCTGCTAAAAGATTGTATTAAATTGTTCCAATCTGTAGGGCTTGATTTTAGTGCCTTTTTGGATTCGTCAAACCGGCAATTACAAATTACTGACCCTACCAATACGGCGCAAGCGCTTTTGGTTCGCACCCATGATGTGCCGGTTTATGTGGAATATGGGCAGGCTCAACTTGGTGTGGCCGGCTATGATGTGCTGAGAGAGAAGAACCCAAAGGTCGCTCATTTAGTGGATTTGGGGTTTGGCCGGTGTCGGATGTCGGTAGCGGTGAAGGAGTCGAGCCCCTATCAGCGGGCGGTGGAATTGCCGGCTCATGGGCGAGTTGCTTCTAAGTTTGTTAATTGTGCGCGAGAGTATTTTGATAGTTTAGATTTGCCGGTGGAAATTGTGCCGCTTTATGGTTCGGTAGAGTTGGGCCCGATTACAGGAATGTCTGAGGCGATTGTGGATTTGGTATCAACAG is part of the Ancylothrix sp. D3o genome and harbors:
- a CDS encoding M61 family metallopeptidase, yielding MTEATQISPTRIAQTTPAIHYFVAMSQPETHLFEITLEITGWKKPILDLKMPVWTPGSYLVREYSKHLQNFTAQTSNETPLEAQKISKNHWQIQTSGTSEITIKYWIYANELSVRTNHLDHTHGYFNGAALFFYIPGLEKHPLRVTIQPPQNWQVTTALPPIAGQQNTFLFPDFDTLVDTPFEIGTHRCYTFEVLGKPHELAIWGQGNDNPEKIIDHTAKIIRFEAEMFGGLPYERYLFLLHLSASGFGGLEHKDSCTLNYNRFGFRAKDKYERFMQLVAHEFFHLWNVKRIRPKALEVFDYENENYTTSLWFSEGTTSFYDLIIPFRAGIYDAKTYLENLSKEITRLQTTPGRNVQPASESSFDAWIKLYRPDANTNNSQISYYLKGEMVSLLLDLLIRNRHNNSRSLDDVMRLMWENFGKAEIGFTPAQLKETIETVANTDLSDFFKRYVDGTEELPFDEYLQFFGLKLISGENNALVPFTGLTVKAENGKEMIKFVEANSPAQKASINPGDELLAINQIRVTAETLNDRLKDYQPGDSIEITVFHQDELRTVPVILALPRPSRFTVVPVENPTPEQETKFAGWLGIPLSKL
- a CDS encoding helicase-related protein, with translation MPLPDYIDNSQHKLENLLNILIEDEKQDSLDIATGFFRIEAWLRLETAMNQLKSLRLLIGRDPAIRPAEPANIDLIKHFRHDIQQQLETQEFNAKYKQQIDRIITYLLQDNIHVRLFGAQGNTPQFLHAKAYIFDHYSIVGSSNFTPAGINGNTELNLLNKIAAVAHDLRYNWFEKFWNHPSVDLDYKAKLIDTLNASKFGSKAYTPHQVFLKALYELFKDDTLTAEAERTSLELASFQQEGFARAVKLIEKHNGCIVADAVGLGKTFIGLRLLDYYLIREKRPGKIPRALVLCPAQLRDLVWIKKLDEFGIKADIISHEEISRQTFNIQKYNNYDIIIVDEAHNFRNSATNRYQNLLKLVSTGKRTKRLALLTATPINNSIYDIYHQVLLLTRGNETYYHDWGISNLKTYFKALDKGGVEITELLMETMVRRSRQDVIRRQQAGEEIRINGKIIKFPKRQLEQFTYNFEETFSGLYSNLGELIDQLNLSPYNIKAFKKSPEKQDNNEIKRNQALTALQKTLYFKRFESSLIAFKRSIQMQRDFQEKFYQILSKENKLLDSKNFRKLIIAAADEQEENTSIDEIINTLTEVDPKDYDINQIKEQIQADLTLLNNILTTLNKIESSATDCKLVKFKNLLKTELTGQKLIIFTYFKDTADYLYNQLIQDSEFISQVSTIDKITGDTSPKQREEKVKRFAPKANAQSAEELSQLQQKPIDILICTDVLSEGQNLQDAGILINYDLHWNPVRMIQRAGRIDRLGTDYNELLIYNCFPEQGLDDLLGLVKRLQQRIATIDREVGLDGSVLGEIISEKSLEELYKLKHADSDAEKQAILDELEQTAELVSLDELRLPLLEFLQNDNKQIIEDIPFGIHSTWQKTIYHPHQNVTEGGIFLAFRARDRHFWHFYPCIDGFISLDAKNLITDKRMIFNWLKCKASDFPPPDTLRPVEFDYRIFSVLETAVSNLLNILQKQQTGKSVKPSMTKLLQKINYALIQPNLFQQNPILDEDAKQRVLKILTTVNSRSYERDIKLIWEAFTNHKNLSLLLTKLDEYFLETGHYSELDEPTETRPVQQSIKKQDIQLICYQWFKP
- a CDS encoding TerB family tellurite resistance protein — translated: MQPPPPPSITPHQMNLLRVVTSMAWADGELAQEEVDLMLDRLSGLFAKESTQKEALSQELRDYLMQNIPPEESIAKLVSQEEKELVLQLGYEVIAASARTPDEPKINAEEAEAYKKLVKLLNLPEEAVKRVEKQGKAGENSDTSLVDKLTEKMEKFMGG
- the nadA gene encoding quinolinate synthase NadA, which gives rise to MFTTTLKPRPTNRTHDLFSAINELKKKLNAVVLAHYYQDGDIQDIADYIGDSLELSRKAATTSADVIVFAGVHFMAETAKILNPDKLVLLPDLDAGCSLADSCPPDQFAAFKAAHPGHLVVSYINCSAEIKALSDIICTSSNAVKIINQIPETQPIIFAPDRNLGRYVSEQTGRNLVLWQGSCMVHENFSEKKLVELKIQHPTAEIIAHPECEPAVLRHADFIGSTSALLNYTQNSSNQKFIVATEPGIIHQMQKRVPNKIFIPAPPVNNCACNECPHMRLNTLEKLYLAMENRAPEITMSEEIRVAALKPIQRMLEMSI
- the rppA gene encoding two-component system response regulator RppA — its product is MKILLVDDEVELTEPVSRVLKREGYQVDVAYDGEKGSELAAKTEYNLLILDWMLPKQTGLEVCQKLRAEGRLTPVLFLTAKDTIDDRVRGLDAGADDYLVKPFELRELLARVRALLRRGMVLESGILTETEKPVLLRVGDLELDTENKLAYRQGRLIQLSEKESQLLEYLMRHPGQLLSHTQIYKHLWGTDEEPPSSNVLAAQIRLLRRKIEAEGDAPLIHSVYGKGYRFAGVGE
- a CDS encoding 3'(2'),5'-bisphosphate nucleotidase CysQ; this encodes MKLLSAENEEKIRRIIRDAGQIAAKMATEQFQVSQKGPGDYVTSIDRWLDRYLSSAFSELFPNDGIITEENEQSRQAFHAEYNRLWFIDPLDGTEDFIKGEPHYSLMVGLLCSDQPQAGWIYSPSQDKLYYGGNDWGLFVSTGTQTPENLPVKQPPPPSKSFCPLIIGTKDEQNFGQAILQLIPEAQFYSLGSFGLKVLEVIQGRAGIYVYFNGRVKLWDTTGPLALAQTAGLTCCDLQGRPLSFHPKAIHPDTLIHNQSIIIGWPDYVEALLPKLQTAILHTSKA
- the hisG gene encoding ATP phosphoribosyltransferase, with translation MLTVALPKGALLKDCIKLFQSVGLDFSAFLDSSNRQLQITDPTNTAQALLVRTHDVPVYVEYGQAQLGVAGYDVLREKNPKVAHLVDLGFGRCRMSVAVKESSPYQRAVELPAHGRVASKFVNCAREYFDSLDLPVEIVPLYGSVELGPITGMSEAIVDLVSTGRTLKENGLVEIEVLYESTARLIAHPLSYRLNSDNLDEIISQIRNTSLAAI
- a CDS encoding TIGR04168 family protein, which translates into the protein MERIVGMIITENSKENLIKVAVVGDVHDQWEEADGLALKQLGVDLVLFVGDLGNESVPVVRQIAGLDIPKAVILGNHDGWYTATDWGRSKCPYNRETEDWLQEQLDLLGDTHVGYGKLDFPKLGLSVVGSRPFSWGGPVWKYADFYRRFGVSGFETSARRIVAAARRTSYETVIFLGHNGPTGLGDLPEDPCGKDWKPIGGDYGDPDFQEAIMETQAMGKQVCLVAFGHMHHNLRHTGVRLRRATHLDQLGTVYLNAARVPRIIKTQTECRRNFSIVTLCGGVVAEITLVWVADNLGVVSSEVLYGGSGAVVGAGFGESY
- a CDS encoding Crp/Fnr family transcriptional regulator, coding for MQTEAFRELFPLFSSANPETLEWLLAVSDQHEYPSNRAVLMEDAWGNAVYFLVSGWVKVRRLSGDNVFTLAILGRGDFFGEMAILDESPRSTDVIALSPVQLLSVSAQRFIQTLFKDSQLHHRMLQLMVRRLRQTNFRFQLQNRPPAVKLANTLVTLAQNYGQATEKGTIIYNIPFKDLADLTDISTEDTRKIMQKLHEKGWLKIDATKQLMYLTNLKHLTHLAGHQ